DNA from Microvirga ossetica:
CTTGCTGGCTACACCGAGGACGAGAAGCTTCAGATCGCCCGGCGCTACCTGGTTCGGCGCCAGCTGGAAGCGAACGGGCTTAAGGCCGAGCAGGCCGAGATCAGCGACGAGGCCTTGCGCCGGATCATCCGGGATTACACCCGCGAAGCCGGCGTCCGGAACCTGGAGCGCGAGATCGGCCGGGCCCTGCGCCACGCCGCCGTGCGGATCGCGGAGGGCAGCGCCGAGCACGTGCGCATCGACGCCGGGGATCTCGCCGCAATCCTCGGTCCGGTCCGCTTTGAGGACGAGGTGGCGATGCGCACCAGCGTGCCAGGGGTCGCCACAGGTTTGGCGTGGACGCCGGTGGGCGGCGACATCTTGTTCATTGAGGCCAGCCGTGCGCCAGGCAAGGGAGGCCTTATTCTCACGGGGCAGCTCGGCGATGTTATGCGTGAGAGCGCACAGGCGGCGATGACCCTGGTGAAGAGCCGCGCCGCTTCATTCGGCATTGATCCCGCCCTATTCGAGAAGAGCGACATCCACATCCACGTTCCTGCGGGAGCCACTCCGAAAGATGGCCCAAGTGCGGGCGTGGCCATGTTCACGGCGCTTGTCTCGCTTCTGACGGGCCGGACGGTGCGCAGCGACACCGCCATGACGGGGGAGATCAGCCTGCGCGGGCTTGTCCTGCCGGTGGGTGGTATCAAGGAAAAGGTCACGGCGGCCGCGCGGGCGGGGCTCACCCGGGTGATGCTCCCGGCCCGCAACCGGCGCGACTTCGAGGACATCCCCGAGGATACGCGGGCCCGGCTTGAGTTCATTTGGCTGGAGCGGGTCGACGAAGCCATCGCGTCCGCCCTGGAGGACAAGCCGACGGATGTGCCGGATGCTGCCGAGTAGCCGTGTCTTGCCGGACATCAGGCACCCTCCTTTATTGACGCCTCCAGGCGGGAGGCCACGCATGGCGAAAGCACGAAAGCTTTATTGCAGCCCCAATGGTGACCGGTGGTATCTGATCCGGGATGCGTCGGGGGAGGTCTTCGTGCGGCACGAAGCCAACCGGGCGTCGGGAGGCCATGTGGCCCTCATCGAGATTGGGACGTTCCTGGGCTCCGGGCGCGGCCCGGAGCAGCAGGAGTTGCTTCGTCTGATCGGAACATTGGTGAACGACGGCACCGCTCAGGATGGAGGATCGCGGCCCGCGTCGCATCCCCGAACACGCTGTGGTCAGGGTTCCGCAGACCTGGAGCAGTCGCAGAGTGATCGCTAGGACTCTGCAATGGGTCGGGAGACACGGAAGGAGACTCGCTCAACAAGGTGCTCGTCCTGGCCGTAAAGGGGCGCCGCAGCGGCATCTTCTCATGACCTTGCACCTGCTGCGCCGCCGGATTGCCGCCGTCACTCCTTGGGTGGCAGGATCGCAGTGGAAGAGGATGGCAAAGGGGTGAACGAGTCTGGCTTTGAAACTGCGCCCACATGTATGGAGAACAGGTTGGAATTCCGTGTCCACTATCTTCTGCCGAAGAACTGCGGCACGTCGTCGGTAATCGTCGAGGCCGGCACGCGCGAGGAGGCCGAGTTCGTAGCCGCTGTCCAGTATGAATTCCCGTCCGGCACCAGGGTTCTCGACACCAGCCCGTACAACATCTATGGGCTCGCCCCAACTGCGCCAAGGCTTGGTCTCTATTGGGAGGTTCGGAAACGGATCGAGCAGGGCTACTATGACGAGTGGCCCTCGGTGCCTGAGGAGCGCTCCCGCCGCAGGCGTCAGCTATTCAAGGAGGTCGCCGCGATTTTCGGAACCAGGCAAGGGCACGAGCACCTGTTCGACACGGCGGAGCGGCTGGCGCGCCAGTTCCGGCTCGCCGGCAAGACAACCATTTCCGGCGGCATCGCCGCGATCGTGGACCAGCATCCTTTGATCAACCTGTTGGACTGGTATCAGCAGCTAAAGCTTGTTGCCGACGACGTGGCGAAGGCGCCGACCCGCGGGGACCCAATGGAGGTGGTGAAGCCGGTGGACAACCGCGTCGGCTCCCGCGTTCTTCGGGAAACCAGATAGCATTCTGGGGCGAAGACCAGAGGATCACCGGCGAGGCGGCTAGGCGCAGGCTCCGAACTGCCGAAACGGTGCTCAAGCTCAGCCGCGGCGAGGTCTGACGCCTCGATCGTGATGCGGTGTGGATTGCTGCCGCCAATGACCCGCACGCCTGGTACCTCGCGAACATAATCGTCGGCCGTCGAATGGATCCATCAAAGGGGCTTTGGGTTCCTGTAATGAAATGGTGTGGGACGCATCGGCTGGGAATACGCGCAGCCCTTATCCGTTTGGCAAGCCGCCCCCACAATCGTAAAGACCTGTCGACAGACCCCTCATGATGTTTTTCCAAAAAGGGGAATGAAATGAGCACGGCGGAAGGTTTCCCCAACGGCGGCATCATGGGCGAATGCGTGCGAACCCACGACTGGGCTGCCACGCCCCTTGGGCCAGCGGAGACTTGGCCGCAGTCGCTCCGCACCGCCTTGAGCATCATGCTGAACTCCGCCTTCCCCACCTACCTAGTCTGGGGGCCGGAACTGACGAGCTTCTACAATAACGCCTACATTTCGATCATGGGTGACAAACCGAACGGCCTTGGGCGGCCGTTCCCTGAGGTCTGGTCGGAGGTGTGGGATACTATCGGTCCGATCACCACGCGGGCCATGCACGGCGAGGCCAGCTACTTCGAGGACCTGCCGCTGACGCTTATGCGCCGCGGCTATCCCGAGGCAACATGGTTCTCATTCTCCTACAGCCCCATTCGGGATGAGACGGGCGGAGTTGGCGGGATCCTGTGCACTTTCCATGAGACCACCCAGCGTGTCCATGCCGAGACTGCCCTGCGCCAGAGCGAGGCGCGGCTCTGGGCCGCCATCGATCTCGTCGATGTTTCACCCTATACCTGGGACCTGGCAACCGGTGTGCTGGACTGGGATGCTCGCCTGAGGGCAATGTGGGGCCTGTCCCCGGATAAGCCCGTCTCCCCAGATGTATGGATGTCTGGCATTCATCCTGAGGACCGAGCTCAGGTCGAAGCCGCGCTTGCCTATTGTGTCGATCCCACAGGCGATGGTGTCTACCACATCGACTATCGCGTCATCGGGATTGAGGATGGGGTTGAGCGCTGGGTCTCCACCCATGGCCGGACCACCTTCGAAAATGGCCAGCCGGTGGGGTTCACCGGTGTTGCGCTTGAGATCACCGAGCGCAAGCGGGCCGAGGCGGCCCTGCGTGAGAGCGAGGTCCGGCTTGCAGCGATCCTGGACCAGCTGCCGGTCGGTGTGGGGCTTGCCGACCAAGAGGGAAACATCACGCTGGGGAACCAGATGCTTGAGCAATACGCCCTCAACAAAATCCCCTCCAGAGACCCGAAGCAAGCCGGGCGTTGGCGGGCCTACACCCCCGAGGGCCAGCCTCTCAGCCCCTCGGACTACCCAAGCGCGCGGGCGCTGCGGGGCGAAACGGTCGTTCCCGGCATCGACTTCATCTTCACCTTACCGGATGGGCGGGAGGCGTGGACGCGTGTGAGCGCTGCGCCCTTCCGCAATGCCGCCCAGGAGAGCCTGGGCGCGGTCTTCGTGGTGCAGGACATCGACCGTGAGAAGCAGGCCGAGGAGCGCTTCCGCGAGTTCGCAGCGCATTCCACGAACGTGTTCTGGATCGTCAACACGGGAGACCGAACGCTCGAATACCTCAACCCGGCCTTCGAGACGGTTTTCGGTACAGCGCAAAACGCCTTCCGGCAGGACATGAGCCAGTGGATCGAGGTCGTTCATCCTGATGACCGCGTCCGCGTCGTTGAGGCCTTCGACAGGGCTGCGCTCGGTGTGGTCTCCGTGGAGGAGTTCCGCATTATCCGATCCGACGGGGCGTTGCGTTGGATCAGCAACACCTTCTTCCCCATCCGTGACGAACAAGGCCAGATCCGGCGCACCGGTGGCATTGCCCAGGACATTACGCGCCATGAGGGGCGCTTCGTGTATGTCGTCGACGCAGATGGGACCTCTCGCCAGAGCCTCTCACGCGTGCTCCGGGAGGCCGGCTATGACGTCAGAGCCTTCCCATCCGGCAAAGCCTTTCTGGAGTCGGCACCGGCGCTAGTATCAGGCTGCGTCGTGCTCGACATTCATCAGCCTGACGCGGGTGGCCTTACCATCCCGAGAGAACTCAAGGCTCGGCGGATTGGCCTGCCAGTGATCGTTTTGGGTGATGCCGGAGGCGATGTAACCTTCGGAGTGCATGTAATGAAGGCCGGCGCTGTGGATTTCCTGCCGTTGCCTTATCGTACCGATGACCTGCTCGCCGCTGTTGCATCGGCCGCGGCTGACATTGGTCAGACTGAAGGGGACGACAACGAGGCCAGCTGGGCCCGGGCTCACATTGCCGAGATGTCGGAGCGGGAACGGGAGGTGTTGACAGGCCTTCTGGCCGGCCAGACTAACAAGCAGATCGGGCGGGATATCGGCATCAGCCCGCGCACGGTGGAGACCCATCGGGCCCATGTCATGCAGCGGCTTGGTGCCAAGACTGTGCCTGACGCGGTGCGGATTGCCGCATCAGCTGGCGTGCAGGCGCCGCAGCGGTCAACTGATGGAGTGAGGAATTCCTGCGCGGAGGTTCCCTGAGGAACCATCCCTAGGAACGTGGTCAGGCTCGCTCACGTTTGAGGGTTTGAATCCGACAAACCACCCCCGCAGAGACATGCCCTTCGGTCCGAAGCATTCCCGGAAGCGCAGGCCTCGGTACCTTTGCAGGATGAAGGAGGAAAGCATGCGAGCCTTGGTTTGGCACGGCAAGGAAGACATCCGCTGCGACACCGTCACTGATCCCGAACTCGAGCAGCCGCGCGACGCCATCGTCAAGGTGACGAGCTGCGCCATCTGCGGCTCGGACCTGCACCTGTTCCACAACTTCATCCCGGCGATGCTGCCCGGCGACGTCATGGGACACGAGATGATGGGGGAGGTCGTCGAGGTCGGGCCTGAGGCCAAGCACAAGCTCAAGGTCGGCGACCGGGTCGTTGTCCCCTTCACAATCATCTGCGGCGAGTGCGATCAGTGCAAGCGCGGCAATTTCTCAGTCTGCCAGCGGAGCAACCGCAAGAAGGATCTCGCCGACAAGGTATTCGGCCACGCGACCGCAGGCCTGTTCGGCTACACGCATCTGACCGGCGGCTATCCGGGCGGGCAGGCCGAATATCTCCGCGTTCCCTTTGCCGATGCGACGCACATCAAGGTGCCGGATGGTATCCCGGACGAGAAGGTTCTTTTCCTCGGTGACATCTTCCCGACCGGATGGCAGGCCGCTGTCCAGTGCGACATCCAGCCGACGGACACGGTAGCGATCTGGGGCTGCGGTCCCGTCGGTCAGATGGCGATCCGCAGCGCCGTCCTCCTTGGTGCCAAGCAGGTGATCGCCATCGATCATTTGCCGGAGCGCCTGGAAATGGCGGAAGCCGGTGGCGCCATCACGATCAACTTCGACGAGGAGAGCGTGGTCGAGCGCCTGAACGAGCTCACCGGCGGCGAAGGCCCGGAGAAATGCATCGATGCCGTCGGAATGGAAGCCCATGTGTCGCCCTCCATGCCGGATACGGTGTACGACCGCGCCAAGCAGATGCTGGGAGCCGAAAGCGACCGGCCGCACATCCTTCGCGAGATGATCTACGTCTGCCGCCCGGCCGGGGTGATTTCGATCCCAGGTGTCTATGGCGGGTTGGTCGACAAGATCCCGATGGGCCAGCTGATGAACAAGGGTCTGACCATCCGGGCGGGCCAGACGCATGTCAACCGTTGGACCGACGATCTCCTGCACCGGATCGAGGAGGGGCAGATCGACCCATCGTTTGTCATCACCCACACGGTCAGCCTCGATGAGGGGCCCGAGATGTACAAGGTGTTCCGGGACAAGCAGGACAACTGCATCAAGGTGGTTTTGAAGCCCTAAAAGACCGGGAGAGAAGACATGGCTTATTACATCTCGAACATTGCCCGGTCCAAGGGCGACCCGAAAGTCCTCCACTCCGGCCCCAGCTCACTGGGGGCCGCTGACCGCCTGGCCAAAGCGTTGGGTTGGTTCAGCATCGGTCTGGGCGTAGCGGAGCTGGTCGCGCCGGAGCGCTTCACCCGGGCGCTTGGCATGGAGGGCAAGGAGACCCTTGTGCGGGCCTATGGCGTCCGCGAACTCGGGCACGGCATCGTCTCGCTCTCCCCCGACATGCCTCTCGGATTGTGGAGCCGCGTCGCCGGAGACGGGCTCGACATCGCCACCCTGATGGCGGCCATGCGGCATGACAATCCGAAGCGCGACAATGTTGGGATTGCTCTTGCGGCAGTGCTGGGGGTGACGCTGCTCGACATCATTGGCGCACAAGGAGTCACGGCCCGCCACAGCCGCCCCCGTGGCCGGCCACGCTCCTACCGGAATCGGACAGGCTTCCCGCAGGGTGTCCAGGCGGCACGAGGCGCCGCCAAGGACTTCCAGGTGCCTCCGGACATGCGGGCCGCACCAGCCCTCGCAGCGGTGTCCGATCGTGCCCCGCAAGAGAGGGCACGTCCTCACTGAACGAACGACGATACGGCTGCGTTCGAACGGCGTTCACGCTGTGAGGGGCAGCCGCATCCCACACGATCATTGCCACGCGATGGAGGTGAGCATGCTCAGGCTCGCAACGGTGACCCTGCTTTTCGGAACGCTCCTGGCCACCCCATCCATGGCCCAGCAGAGTGCAGCACCATCTCAGGGTCCAGCGCAATTGCAGCAGGTCGCCAGCTTTGAACACCAGGTGACCGGAGTGACCGTTTCGAAGGATGGACGCATCTTCGTCAACTTCCCGCGTTGGACGGAGGATGCACCGATCTCGGTGGCCGAGGTAACGCGCGATGGCCAGATCAAACCTTACCCGGATGACGAGTGGAATTCCTGGCGCAACGCCAAGAAGAACCAGATGCCGGCCGGCGATCACTTCGTGTGCGTCCAGAGCGTCGTGGCCGATGCGCACGGCAATCTCTGGGTCGTCGACCCGGCTGCGCCAGCCACTGCACCTGTTGTGCAGGGTGGGCCCAAGCTCGTCAGGATCGACCTGAAGACGAACAAGGTTGCGCAGGTGATCCGCTTCGACGAGACGGTGGCCCCTCAGGGCAGCTACCTGAACGACGTGCGGTTTTCGCCGGATGGGCGGCATGCCTATCTGACCGATGCCGGGGCCAAGGGTGCTCTCGTTGTTGTGGATCTACAGAATGGCAAGGCTCGACGTGTCCTTGACGGCCACCCGAGCACCCAGCCGGAAAAGGACGTGGTGGTGAAGGTGGACGGGCAGGAGTTGCGCCGGCCCGATGGGCGCGGGGTCGAATTTGCCGCCGACAGCATCGCGCTCTCTCCCGATGGGCGCACGCTCTATTGGAAAGCCCTGACCGGCCGGACCCTCTATCGCATCACGACGGATGCGTTGGAGAACCCGCGTCTGTCCGAGAAGGACCTCGAGGCTCGTGTGGAGCAAGTCGCCGAAACCGAGCCGACGGACGGTCTTTGGATCGATGGGCGCGGGCGGCTTTATCTGAGCGCGATTGAGCAGGATGCCGTGAAGGTTCGTGATGGGGATCGCATCACCATCCTCGTACAGGACAAGCGGCTGCGCTGGCCCGATACATTTTCGGAGGGACCCGACGGGACCATCTACGTCACCAGCTCCCGCATCCAGGACCTGAGCTGGTTCAAGCCCGAGACCGGCCCGCGCCTTGAGACGCAGCTGTGGCGCATCGAGCCTGGACAGAACGGGGAGGCGACCGGCTCGGCCGGGCAACCCCAACGACCCTGACGGAGCAGCTGGGATGACAGGAGGCTGCCATGATGGGGCGACTGGAGCAGGGCCTTGGAATACTGCTGATCCTGATCATCTTGCTCGATATCTTTCTGACCGTGCTCTACGCCCGGATCGGCACCAGCATCATCGGATCCAGGGTCGGGCGGCTGATCTGGGCCTCCTTCGTCAAAGCCTCAAAGGTTTCTGGCCCTAGACAAGGAGCCGTTCTGTCCTTCTGCGGGCCGGTCATCCTCGTGCTGCTGGTTGGGGTCTGGGCTCTCGGGCTGACGCTCGGGGCAGCTTTGATCATGCACCCGGAACTCGGCACGTCCGTCCGCGCCACCAACGGCGAGACGCCCACCGACTTCGTCACCGCGATGTATGCCGGTGGCACCAGCATGGCGATCGTCGGAGCGAGCGACTTCACCCCGCACACGGGCCCGACACGGTTGCTCTTCCTGCTCAACTCGCTGATCGGCATGTCGGTGATGTCGCTGACGCTGACCTACCTGATGCAGGTCTACACAGCGCTCCAGCGGCGCAACGTGCTGGCCATGAACATCCATTTCCTCTCGGGGTGCACAGGCGATGCCGCCGAATTGCTGGCACGTCTCGGACCTCAGTGGCAGTTCAGTAGTGGCTACACCAACCTGTCGGAACTCGGTGTCGAGATGACCATGGCCAAGGAGGCACATCACTTCTACCCGGTACTGTTCTATTTCCGCTTCAGTGACCCATACCACTCCGTGTCCCGTTCCACGCTGGTCGCATTGGACACGGTGAGCCTGATCAAGAGCGCCCTGGATGATCAAAAGGACCGCTGGCTGAAGGAGGCAGGAGCCGTCACGCAGCTCTGGGAAGCATCAATGATGCTGGTCACCACCTTGGAGAACACGTT
Protein-coding regions in this window:
- a CDS encoding zinc-dependent alcohol dehydrogenase, with the translated sequence MRALVWHGKEDIRCDTVTDPELEQPRDAIVKVTSCAICGSDLHLFHNFIPAMLPGDVMGHEMMGEVVEVGPEAKHKLKVGDRVVVPFTIICGECDQCKRGNFSVCQRSNRKKDLADKVFGHATAGLFGYTHLTGGYPGGQAEYLRVPFADATHIKVPDGIPDEKVLFLGDIFPTGWQAAVQCDIQPTDTVAIWGCGPVGQMAIRSAVLLGAKQVIAIDHLPERLEMAEAGGAITINFDEESVVERLNELTGGEGPEKCIDAVGMEAHVSPSMPDTVYDRAKQMLGAESDRPHILREMIYVCRPAGVISIPGVYGGLVDKIPMGQLMNKGLTIRAGQTHVNRWTDDLLHRIEEGQIDPSFVITHTVSLDEGPEMYKVFRDKQDNCIKVVLKP
- a CDS encoding PAS domain S-box protein encodes the protein MSTAEGFPNGGIMGECVRTHDWAATPLGPAETWPQSLRTALSIMLNSAFPTYLVWGPELTSFYNNAYISIMGDKPNGLGRPFPEVWSEVWDTIGPITTRAMHGEASYFEDLPLTLMRRGYPEATWFSFSYSPIRDETGGVGGILCTFHETTQRVHAETALRQSEARLWAAIDLVDVSPYTWDLATGVLDWDARLRAMWGLSPDKPVSPDVWMSGIHPEDRAQVEAALAYCVDPTGDGVYHIDYRVIGIEDGVERWVSTHGRTTFENGQPVGFTGVALEITERKRAEAALRESEVRLAAILDQLPVGVGLADQEGNITLGNQMLEQYALNKIPSRDPKQAGRWRAYTPEGQPLSPSDYPSARALRGETVVPGIDFIFTLPDGREAWTRVSAAPFRNAAQESLGAVFVVQDIDREKQAEERFREFAAHSTNVFWIVNTGDRTLEYLNPAFETVFGTAQNAFRQDMSQWIEVVHPDDRVRVVEAFDRAALGVVSVEEFRIIRSDGALRWISNTFFPIRDEQGQIRRTGGIAQDITRHEGRFVYVVDADGTSRQSLSRVLREAGYDVRAFPSGKAFLESAPALVSGCVVLDIHQPDAGGLTIPRELKARRIGLPVIVLGDAGGDVTFGVHVMKAGAVDFLPLPYRTDDLLAAVASAAADIGQTEGDDNEASWARAHIAEMSEREREVLTGLLAGQTNKQIGRDIGISPRTVETHRAHVMQRLGAKTVPDAVRIAASAGVQAPQRSTDGVRNSCAEVP
- a CDS encoding SMP-30/gluconolactonase/LRE family protein, with protein sequence MLRLATVTLLFGTLLATPSMAQQSAAPSQGPAQLQQVASFEHQVTGVTVSKDGRIFVNFPRWTEDAPISVAEVTRDGQIKPYPDDEWNSWRNAKKNQMPAGDHFVCVQSVVADAHGNLWVVDPAAPATAPVVQGGPKLVRIDLKTNKVAQVIRFDETVAPQGSYLNDVRFSPDGRHAYLTDAGAKGALVVVDLQNGKARRVLDGHPSTQPEKDVVVKVDGQELRRPDGRGVEFAADSIALSPDGRTLYWKALTGRTLYRITTDALENPRLSEKDLEARVEQVAETEPTDGLWIDGRGRLYLSAIEQDAVKVRDGDRITILVQDKRLRWPDTFSEGPDGTIYVTSSRIQDLSWFKPETGPRLETQLWRIEPGQNGEATGSAGQPQRP
- a CDS encoding potassium channel family protein, yielding MMGRLEQGLGILLILIILLDIFLTVLYARIGTSIIGSRVGRLIWASFVKASKVSGPRQGAVLSFCGPVILVLLVGVWALGLTLGAALIMHPELGTSVRATNGETPTDFVTAMYAGGTSMAIVGASDFTPHTGPTRLLFLLNSLIGMSVMSLTLTYLMQVYTALQRRNVLAMNIHFLSGCTGDAAELLARLGPQWQFSSGYTNLSELGVEMTMAKEAHHFYPVLFYFRFSDPYHSVSRSTLVALDTVSLIKSALDDQKDRWLKEAGAVTQLWEASMMLVTTLENTFLPHGAPDREAQPDQQTRERWRARYRAALLRLRQAGIEITADGQAGAEAYISCRMQWDHHITNLAPSMAYTMEEIDTAMSGLGSKHSPNDPGLRLHVAE